In Tolypothrix sp. PCC 7712, a genomic segment contains:
- a CDS encoding Hsp20/alpha crystallin family protein codes for MVLVRYNPWQELNALQRQIDSLFEDFPAPTLARAIAAELHETEEAIHLKLELPGIEAKDVDIEVAENAVKVVAERKEETKTDNNGKTRSEFYYGKFQRVIPLTARIQNTNVKAEYKDGILNLTLPKTEQEKNKIVKINLGEAAA; via the coding sequence ATGGTATTAGTACGCTACAACCCCTGGCAAGAATTGAACGCACTGCAACGTCAAATCGACTCCTTATTTGAAGATTTCCCAGCACCCACTTTGGCTAGAGCTATAGCAGCCGAACTGCACGAAACCGAAGAAGCCATACACCTGAAGCTGGAACTGCCTGGAATCGAGGCTAAGGATGTAGATATCGAAGTCGCCGAGAATGCAGTGAAAGTGGTTGCCGAACGTAAAGAAGAAACTAAAACCGACAATAATGGTAAAACAAGAAGTGAATTTTACTACGGCAAGTTCCAACGAGTAATTCCCCTGACTGCTCGCATTCAAAATACCAACGTCAAGGCAGAATATAAAGACGGTATTTTGAATTTGACTCTACCTAAAACCGAGCAAGAAAAAAATAAAATCGTCAAAATTAACCTTGGAGAAGCTGCGGCATAG
- a CDS encoding ISKra4 family transposase, which yields MNNHQSILSHINDTLQDLPECHHLEEFVGEFYNMWLKLGNFVQQSLFQALIEEKEAEYSHPRTKREKRYYTPLGEMVVVRRAYETTDGIKVKVDEELGLPKDKWLPMVLELACALGVSSEFPNSHSLFQKWTRLDLTQKTLANQVEKTGNQLQTQEFQVRCEQDTSSQFGIPNQEQEPPDLLYVGVDGVMTPLNQKQGYKEAKVGVIFWSKDHQKVGKKRGVIRTREYVATLKSRPEFTQRVSQLYNQVAGTKPTKTVVIGDGAHWIWSMASEQFPGSVEILDFFHLSEYVWAVAKAAYPNNEDYQLDWVKTQQQLLKKSQWNTVIENCHQFPKKKKDLKGAITDLERYLTNNQSRIDYHSYLKAGLMIGSGVVESSNRRVVTQRLKQAGMHWSLFGAEGVMALRAAYLSNSTRWSNFWSSKSYNYSQVA from the coding sequence ATGAACAACCACCAATCAATTCTGTCTCACATCAATGACACACTCCAGGACTTACCGGAGTGTCACCATTTAGAAGAATTTGTGGGCGAATTTTACAATATGTGGCTAAAATTAGGGAACTTTGTGCAACAAAGCTTATTCCAAGCCTTAATTGAAGAAAAAGAAGCCGAATACTCACATCCGAGAACTAAACGAGAAAAAAGATATTACACTCCATTAGGTGAAATGGTTGTTGTACGTAGAGCTTATGAGACAACAGATGGTATTAAAGTCAAAGTTGATGAAGAGTTAGGACTACCAAAAGATAAATGGCTACCAATGGTATTAGAATTAGCCTGTGCCTTGGGAGTTAGTAGTGAATTTCCAAATTCTCACTCCTTGTTTCAAAAATGGACAAGACTAGATTTGACACAAAAAACCTTAGCTAATCAAGTAGAAAAGACAGGAAATCAACTACAAACACAAGAGTTTCAGGTTCGATGTGAGCAAGACACTTCTTCACAGTTTGGAATTCCCAATCAAGAGCAGGAACCACCAGATTTATTATATGTGGGAGTTGATGGAGTCATGACTCCCTTGAATCAAAAACAAGGATATAAAGAAGCAAAAGTTGGTGTAATTTTCTGGAGTAAAGACCATCAAAAAGTTGGTAAAAAAAGAGGTGTTATACGTACTCGGGAATATGTAGCTACTTTAAAATCTCGACCAGAATTTACTCAGAGAGTATCCCAGTTATATAATCAAGTAGCAGGTACAAAACCCACAAAAACCGTAGTAATTGGTGATGGCGCACATTGGATTTGGTCGATGGCATCAGAACAATTTCCAGGTTCGGTGGAAATTCTCGACTTTTTTCATCTCTCGGAATATGTGTGGGCAGTAGCGAAAGCAGCGTATCCAAATAACGAAGACTATCAATTGGATTGGGTAAAAACTCAACAACAATTACTAAAAAAATCACAATGGAATACAGTAATTGAAAATTGTCATCAATTCCCCAAAAAGAAGAAAGATTTAAAGGGAGCTATTACCGATTTAGAGCGTTATTTAACTAATAATCAGAGTCGGATTGATTATCACTCTTATTTAAAAGCTGGTTTAATGATTGGTTCGGGAGTGGTTGAAAGCTCCAATCGGCGTGTGGTTACACAAAGATTAAAACAAGCGGGAATGCATTGGTCTTTATTTGGAGCTGAAGGAGTTATGGCATTAAGGGCAGCATATTTAAGTAATTCAACTCGATGGTCAAATTTTTGGTCATCCAAATCTTACAATTACAGTCAGGTAGCGTAA
- a CDS encoding DEAD/DEAH box helicase — protein sequence MITMNDSEADHQELQTQLAQAYRQLPPLEEKIVQLFSVIYEPINRTSFLECFNYIGARDKNYKSFTNPTLKPYIDGLLAAGLLVQEHGQGPQCHPLLVEIATRSAVKAGCFEYMVKAVHNKLGVKARWQDGPVYFQRESQFIREVRIGLYSHNLSFINKQIEDYNRYNNSKDKISIENIFEQICTNPFDADWFRTLPPELYDNCISIILINAALLCSPADETFTLLQEECATGGEHSSDYLHLILTEQLLLRGCIQEAQQSLECISEDYQAEAAVYKGWLNFLLGDNQQAIADYTAGLKSLKKATGKRQVYFSTMGGLFFILALIKDGSRDSLQEALDYTSLLARQSDHWLRSIYAQLKILLQVQLGDIAQKEFIISNRILFPEEHNSLETLFFALCHYWVDADRAKKHLPRLLEEFYQQAVASGYHWLAMESAELLSRLKPNSSYETQAEILREDIGIDSIVDVMQPQEPWEMCLNALANLQKEPPAPVKAQTELRLAWFITFYPSKCILQPREQKVNAKGEWSKGRPIAIKRLSGNLGELDYLTSQDLRVCGCIETFTSYDYGYRGKVEYTFSAKAISALIGHPLVFWEDAPTTRVEIVKGEPELIVKKGKRDRLTLEFSPKLEPSQNIFTIKETPTRIKVIEITAEHRRIAEIIGKENRLLVPATAEKQVLAAINAVSGIVTVHSDIGGGLEGAEEVPAQTIPHIHLLPANAGLKVSLLSRPFAQGGPYYRPGTGGETVIAEIEGKRLQTRRNLQEEKQLANAAINACPTLTQAEEQDREWLLEDPEDCLELLLELQALGDTVVLEWPEGEKLRVKHQADLKDFQMSIQRQQDWFAATGELKLDKDLVLDMQQLLELLDKTPSRFIPLGDGQFLALTQAFRKRLDELRSFSEKHSKGIRFHPLATLGLEDFVDEVGKVKADKHWKAHIQRLKEVQSLQPELPSTFQAELRDYQMEGFNWMARLAHWGVGACLADQMGLGKTVQALAVILIRAHEGPTLIIAPTSVCMNWVSEAQKFAPTLNIVQFGGANRQNLLSALQPFDMLVCSYGLLQQEEVSQMLSQVQWQTIVLDEAQAIKNMTTKRSQAAMNLKGSFKLITTGTPIENHLGELWNLFRFINPGLLGSFESFNQRFAIPIEKFQDKLVRNKLKKLIQPFLLRRLKNQVLEELPSRTEILLHVELSREEMAFYEALRREAISKLTDSDATAGHKHLQVLAEIMRLRRACCNPSLVMPDTELSSAKLQLFAEVLGDLLENRHKALVFSQFVDHLHIIRNYLDKQGINYQYLDGSTPAPERKKRVDAFQAGSGDVFLISLKAGGTGLNLTAADYVIHMDPWWNPAVEDQASDRAHRIGQQRPVTIYRLVAKDTIEDKIVDLHHHKRDLADSLLEGTDISGKISTEALLELIGV from the coding sequence ATGATTACCATGAACGATTCTGAGGCTGATCACCAAGAACTACAAACCCAACTCGCCCAAGCGTACCGTCAGCTACCACCACTAGAAGAAAAGATTGTCCAACTGTTCTCGGTAATTTACGAACCGATCAACAGAACTTCGTTCTTGGAATGTTTCAATTACATCGGTGCGCGCGATAAAAATTATAAGTCTTTCACTAACCCTACATTAAAGCCCTATATCGATGGATTGCTAGCAGCAGGCTTGCTGGTTCAAGAACACGGTCAAGGGCCTCAATGCCATCCGTTATTGGTAGAGATTGCTACTCGTTCGGCAGTAAAAGCCGGCTGTTTTGAATACATGGTCAAAGCAGTGCATAACAAGTTAGGAGTAAAAGCTCGTTGGCAAGATGGGCCAGTGTATTTCCAAAGGGAAAGCCAATTTATCAGGGAAGTCCGCATTGGTCTTTACAGCCACAACCTGAGTTTCATTAACAAACAGATTGAAGATTACAACAGATACAATAACAGCAAAGACAAGATATCTATAGAAAATATCTTCGAGCAGATTTGCACTAACCCATTCGATGCCGATTGGTTTCGCACCCTGCCACCAGAATTGTATGACAACTGCATATCCATCATCCTCATCAACGCCGCGCTCTTATGTTCTCCTGCTGATGAAACCTTTACCTTACTGCAAGAAGAATGCGCTACAGGAGGCGAACATTCCTCAGATTACTTGCACCTGATTTTGACAGAACAACTACTACTGCGGGGTTGTATCCAAGAAGCACAACAGAGTTTGGAGTGCATATCTGAGGATTATCAAGCGGAAGCCGCAGTATACAAGGGTTGGTTGAATTTTTTACTCGGTGATAATCAGCAAGCGATCGCAGATTACACTGCTGGTCTCAAATCCCTCAAAAAAGCCACAGGCAAGCGTCAAGTGTATTTTAGCACTATGGGCGGCTTGTTTTTTATCTTGGCACTAATCAAAGATGGTTCGCGGGACAGTCTCCAAGAAGCACTCGATTACACCAGTCTGCTGGCACGTCAGTCAGACCATTGGCTGAGGTCGATTTATGCACAGTTGAAAATCTTGCTGCAAGTCCAATTAGGCGACATCGCTCAAAAAGAATTCATCATCAGCAACCGCATTCTATTCCCTGAAGAACACAACAGCCTAGAAACCCTGTTTTTCGCTCTGTGCCATTACTGGGTAGATGCCGACAGAGCCAAAAAACACTTACCCAGGTTGTTAGAGGAATTCTACCAGCAAGCCGTGGCATCTGGTTATCACTGGTTAGCAATGGAGAGTGCAGAACTCTTGTCCCGACTCAAACCGAATAGCAGCTATGAAACCCAAGCAGAAATACTACGTGAAGATATCGGTATAGACAGCATCGTTGACGTGATGCAGCCACAAGAACCTTGGGAGATGTGCTTAAACGCACTGGCAAATCTCCAGAAGGAACCGCCAGCACCAGTAAAAGCTCAGACAGAACTGCGCTTGGCATGGTTTATTACTTTCTACCCTAGCAAATGTATCTTGCAACCACGGGAGCAAAAAGTTAACGCCAAAGGTGAGTGGAGTAAAGGCCGTCCCATAGCCATCAAGCGTCTAAGCGGAAATTTGGGTGAGCTTGATTATCTTACATCTCAGGATCTGAGGGTATGCGGCTGCATTGAAACATTTACTTCATATGATTATGGATATCGTGGCAAAGTTGAGTATACCTTCAGCGCCAAGGCAATCTCTGCGTTAATTGGACACCCTTTGGTATTTTGGGAAGATGCACCCACCACCCGTGTGGAAATCGTCAAGGGAGAACCGGAACTAATTGTCAAAAAAGGAAAACGAGATCGCTTAACTTTAGAATTTTCTCCCAAACTAGAGCCATCACAGAATATCTTCACTATTAAAGAAACCCCAACCCGCATTAAGGTAATTGAAATTACTGCCGAACACCGACGCATCGCTGAGATTATCGGTAAGGAAAACCGACTCTTAGTTCCCGCCACTGCCGAAAAGCAAGTCTTAGCCGCCATCAATGCCGTCTCTGGCATCGTCACCGTGCATTCTGACATTGGTGGCGGACTAGAGGGAGCAGAAGAAGTACCAGCCCAGACTATACCCCACATTCACCTGTTACCTGCCAACGCTGGATTGAAAGTATCCCTACTGTCTCGCCCCTTTGCCCAAGGTGGCCCCTATTACCGCCCTGGTACGGGTGGTGAGACTGTAATTGCAGAGATAGAAGGTAAACGGCTGCAAACCAGACGTAATTTGCAGGAAGAAAAACAACTTGCCAATGCCGCAATCAATGCCTGTCCTACCTTAACTCAGGCTGAAGAACAAGATAGGGAATGGCTATTAGAAGACCCAGAAGACTGTTTGGAATTACTGCTAGAACTGCAAGCATTAGGGGATACTGTAGTACTGGAATGGCCGGAAGGAGAAAAACTGCGTGTCAAGCACCAAGCCGACTTGAAAGATTTCCAAATGTCCATTCAACGCCAGCAAGATTGGTTTGCAGCTACTGGCGAGTTGAAACTGGATAAAGACCTAGTGCTGGATATGCAGCAACTTTTAGAACTCTTGGATAAAACCCCCAGTCGTTTTATCCCCCTGGGAGATGGTCAATTCTTGGCTTTAACCCAAGCTTTTCGCAAACGCCTTGATGAATTGCGATCGTTTTCAGAAAAGCACAGTAAAGGTATCCGCTTTCATCCCTTAGCAACATTAGGCTTAGAGGATTTTGTTGATGAGGTGGGTAAGGTGAAAGCCGATAAACATTGGAAGGCACATATCCAGCGGTTGAAGGAAGTACAAAGCTTGCAACCGGAACTCCCTTCTACCTTCCAAGCAGAACTGCGCGACTACCAAATGGAAGGATTCAACTGGATGGCGCGGCTGGCACATTGGGGTGTGGGAGCCTGCTTGGCAGACCAAATGGGACTCGGTAAGACCGTGCAGGCATTGGCTGTTATCTTGATACGTGCCCATGAGGGGCCAACCCTAATTATTGCCCCAACTTCCGTGTGCATGAATTGGGTGAGTGAAGCCCAGAAGTTCGCTCCTACTCTTAATATTGTGCAATTTGGAGGCGCTAACCGCCAAAATCTACTATCTGCCTTACAACCCTTTGATATGCTGGTGTGCAGCTATGGTCTGTTGCAGCAGGAAGAAGTATCGCAAATGCTTTCCCAAGTACAGTGGCAAACAATTGTGCTGGATGAAGCCCAGGCAATCAAAAATATGACCACCAAACGTTCCCAGGCTGCAATGAATCTCAAAGGTAGTTTTAAACTAATTACCACTGGGACTCCGATTGAGAACCACCTTGGCGAATTGTGGAATTTGTTCCGCTTTATCAATCCTGGGCTACTAGGTTCCTTTGAAAGCTTCAATCAACGCTTTGCTATTCCGATTGAGAAATTTCAGGATAAACTTGTACGCAACAAACTCAAAAAACTCATTCAACCATTTCTGTTGCGTCGCCTGAAAAATCAAGTACTGGAAGAATTACCCTCTCGTACCGAAATTCTGTTGCACGTAGAGTTGAGTCGGGAGGAAATGGCGTTCTATGAAGCGTTGCGCCGTGAGGCAATATCCAAACTGACTGACAGTGATGCAACTGCTGGGCACAAACACCTGCAAGTGCTAGCAGAAATTATGAGACTGCGGCGGGCTTGCTGTAATCCCAGTCTCGTTATGCCTGATACTGAACTATCCAGCGCGAAACTGCAACTTTTTGCTGAGGTGCTGGGAGATTTACTGGAGAATCGTCATAAGGCCCTGGTGTTTAGTCAGTTTGTTGACCATTTACACATCATCCGCAATTATCTGGATAAGCAAGGTATTAATTATCAATATTTAGATGGCAGTACCCCCGCTCCAGAGCGCAAAAAACGGGTGGATGCTTTCCAGGCTGGGTCAGGTGATGTATTTTTGATTAGCCTGAAAGCGGGGGGTACAGGACTTAACCTTACTGCCGCAGATTACGTTATCCACATGGACCCTTGGTGGAATCCTGCCGTAGAAGACCAAGCCTCAGACCGCGCCCATCGCATTGGGCAACAACGCCCGGTGACTATCTATCGCTTAGTAGCAAAAGATACTATTGAAGATAAGATTGTGGATTTGCATCACCACAAGCGAGATTTAGCAGATAGCTTGCTCGAAGGTACTGATATTAGTGGCAAGATATCCACAGAGGCGTTACTGGAGTTGATTGGCGTATAA
- a CDS encoding HU family DNA-binding protein, translating to MSIDKKELVRRVSQRVCKETGIVEEVIDATLEEIYESLKQGDSVSLRNFGTFYIRVERGSWVFKFNPSQRLRKLFGWSSTYKG from the coding sequence ATGTCTATCGACAAGAAGGAACTGGTACGCCGTGTGTCCCAACGAGTGTGCAAAGAAACTGGCATTGTGGAAGAAGTCATTGATGCAACGCTTGAAGAAATTTATGAATCCCTCAAACAGGGAGACAGTGTTTCCTTACGGAACTTTGGAACTTTTTATATAAGAGTAGAACGAGGAAGTTGGGTTTTTAAATTTAATCCCTCTCAACGGTTGCGTAAGTTGTTTGGCTGGTCGTCTACTTACAAGGGGTAA
- a CDS encoding helix-turn-helix domain-containing protein, whose product MNQNSFESVNPNDIDELSPSILLEIQDNVRQVISDKLPQHLQCEKTLSASEASEATDNSDLFEAIFNEVLHRTISSIVSGKHKIDENNLQNSYNIVNNNLQGYRDSHQNSLFKSQPFEAIPTAALMLSSINSQIKKEESWQKNEEGIAVAQHKAKGNPQNYIEHYISTPGDITLLPWNEAQQIIDKFGFTSAKLHLILAAYTMEQEKPWESLFTVKGSDLIEKIGWDKRTDLPKCQKLLEIAKTAFALDCLLVKTVWIEGRNRKGGINASTPVGRMWNITIVPYGQVNTSGKIEEPDEVQIIVQPGTWTKYFLNKAGAESREALYQFGYLAQNVLKIDPYHEELTLRLAIYLTLDSRVRLDGKYKVEELLEIVLPKTEIDKALSDFRRAYDLKQRWDNALKHLLNLDWQIVFDPETYPEWLRPEYTQKKPKGYFKKLLDAKLTIKPPHPIPELIASKVKPKVQQLQPKAKDTTPEDIKLTGSQVREARIAKGWPQTKLASVLGVSQKFISLVERGDRPLSLQQAAFVRILLDIKI is encoded by the coding sequence ATGAATCAAAATAGCTTTGAATCCGTTAATCCTAATGATATAGATGAACTAAGTCCCTCTATTTTGCTGGAAATACAAGATAATGTTAGACAAGTTATAAGCGATAAATTACCGCAACATTTACAATGTGAAAAGACATTATCTGCATCAGAAGCGTCAGAGGCGACAGATAATTCTGACTTGTTTGAAGCTATTTTTAATGAAGTATTGCATAGAACTATTTCTTCAATAGTTTCAGGAAAACATAAAATTGATGAAAATAATCTGCAAAATTCCTATAATATAGTAAATAACAATCTTCAAGGCTATAGAGACAGCCACCAAAACTCATTATTTAAATCACAGCCATTTGAGGCTATTCCTACAGCAGCACTTATGCTCTCAAGCATCAACTCTCAAATCAAGAAAGAAGAGTCGTGGCAAAAAAATGAAGAAGGGATAGCAGTTGCACAACACAAAGCTAAAGGCAATCCCCAAAATTATATTGAGCATTATATTAGTACTCCTGGTGATATAACATTACTTCCTTGGAATGAAGCCCAACAGATTATCGATAAATTTGGGTTTACTAGTGCCAAACTGCATTTAATATTGGCTGCCTATACAATGGAGCAGGAAAAACCTTGGGAGAGCTTATTTACTGTAAAAGGCAGTGATTTGATAGAAAAAATTGGTTGGGATAAGCGAACTGATTTACCTAAATGTCAAAAACTTTTAGAAATAGCAAAAACCGCATTTGCATTGGATTGTTTATTAGTTAAAACAGTATGGATAGAAGGGAGAAATAGAAAAGGTGGTATAAATGCTAGTACCCCTGTTGGTCGCATGTGGAACATCACGATTGTGCCATATGGTCAGGTAAATACATCTGGAAAAATAGAAGAGCCTGATGAAGTTCAAATAATTGTTCAACCTGGTACTTGGACTAAATACTTTTTAAACAAAGCGGGAGCCGAATCGCGGGAAGCTTTATATCAGTTTGGCTACTTAGCCCAGAATGTCTTAAAAATTGACCCATATCATGAAGAACTCACGCTAAGGTTGGCTATATATTTGACATTGGATAGTCGAGTTCGCCTTGATGGAAAATATAAAGTAGAAGAGCTTTTAGAAATTGTATTGCCCAAAACAGAAATAGATAAAGCTTTATCAGACTTCCGTAGAGCTTACGACCTAAAACAGCGCTGGGATAACGCTCTGAAGCATCTGCTTAATTTGGACTGGCAAATTGTGTTTGACCCAGAAACATACCCCGAATGGCTAAGACCAGAATATACGCAGAAAAAGCCTAAAGGCTACTTTAAAAAACTACTGGATGCCAAGCTGACCATCAAACCCCCACATCCTATTCCTGAACTAATAGCATCCAAAGTTAAGCCAAAGGTACAACAATTACAGCCTAAAGCGAAGGATACAACGCCAGAAGACATTAAATTGACTGGCAGCCAAGTGAGGGAAGCGCGTATTGCCAAAGGGTGGCCACAGACAAAGCTGGCTAGCGTTCTTGGTGTATCCCAAAAGTTTATCTCACTAGTTGAACGAGGCGATCGCCCCCTCAGCCTACAACAAGCCGCCTTTGTCCGTATCCTCTTAGATATCAAAATTTAG
- a CDS encoding tyrosine-type recombinase/integrase, with product MRPGVVKTLVLTEPLPLTAHPAAVYLDSLASGSRPTMEQALNAIAALLTNDKCDYMTLNWASLRYQHTAAVRSALMKKHAPATANKMLCALRRVLTEAFKLDLMAATDYQKAVDLPSIKAKKRLRGRALKLDEITALMGICQADKSPVGVRDAALIAILRCGLRRAEVVALHLKDVDLATGALEIIGSKNETDRTVYMPARAIAAVEEWLKLRTRKPGPLLLPIRKGGELQWRRMTPQAILMIVRKRAESAGVERFSPHDFRRTFCSDLLDAGVDIVTVQKLAGHASPVTTGKYDRRGEETKRKAMEKLDIGYTQPRSPD from the coding sequence ATGCGTCCAGGGGTAGTCAAGACACTGGTTTTAACGGAGCCATTACCGCTGACTGCTCATCCAGCAGCGGTGTACTTGGATAGTCTTGCATCTGGGTCGAGACCAACTATGGAACAAGCCCTCAATGCGATCGCGGCTTTGTTGACTAACGACAAATGTGATTACATGACTCTCAACTGGGCATCGCTGCGTTATCAACATACTGCTGCTGTCAGGTCTGCTTTGATGAAAAAACACGCCCCGGCAACGGCAAATAAGATGTTGTGTGCTTTAAGGAGGGTACTCACTGAAGCGTTTAAGTTAGATTTGATGGCTGCAACTGACTACCAGAAAGCAGTAGATTTACCGTCTATAAAGGCAAAAAAAAGACTTAGGGGTAGGGCGCTAAAACTTGATGAAATTACAGCGCTAATGGGGATTTGTCAAGCTGACAAGTCGCCTGTGGGGGTAAGGGATGCGGCGTTAATTGCGATCCTGCGGTGTGGGTTGCGACGGGCTGAGGTAGTTGCCCTGCATTTGAAAGATGTAGATTTAGCTACCGGAGCGTTGGAGATTATTGGTAGTAAGAATGAAACTGACCGCACGGTGTATATGCCGGCCCGTGCTATTGCAGCGGTGGAAGAGTGGTTGAAACTCCGCACACGCAAACCGGGACCGCTACTATTACCCATCCGCAAGGGGGGAGAGTTGCAATGGCGAAGGATGACTCCCCAGGCAATATTAATGATTGTGCGAAAACGGGCGGAGTCGGCTGGGGTTGAGAGATTTAGTCCCCATGATTTTAGAAGGACGTTTTGTTCTGACTTGTTGGATGCGGGGGTTGATATCGTTACGGTGCAGAAATTAGCCGGACACGCTTCTCCTGTAACCACGGGGAAGTATGACCGACGGGGTGAGGAGACTAAGCGTAAAGCGATGGAGAAATTGGATATTGGTTATACGCAACCGCGCTCTCCAGACTGA